From Streptomyces chrestomyceticus JCM 4735, one genomic window encodes:
- a CDS encoding STAS domain-containing protein yields MPEPARCASPFTQQDTERALARSTAPPVVPEPCLLALEVTADGDRTRVTIRGDLDLDTGRRIEPGLHAALGHSTRGLDLHLHALHFCDCAGLTTLLRLRSRAQHLNKTVTIRTSNSAINQLLELTGTRALFVAPEKH; encoded by the coding sequence ATGCCGGAGCCTGCGCGCTGCGCATCCCCCTTCACCCAGCAGGACACCGAACGCGCCCTCGCCCGCAGCACCGCGCCACCCGTGGTCCCCGAACCGTGTCTCCTGGCCCTGGAGGTCACCGCGGACGGCGACCGCACACGCGTCACGATCCGGGGCGACCTGGACCTGGACACCGGCCGGCGCATCGAACCCGGCCTGCACGCGGCCCTCGGCCACTCCACCCGCGGCCTAGACCTCCACCTCCACGCCCTGCACTTCTGCGACTGCGCGGGCCTCACCACACTGCTGCGCCTGCGCAGCCGGGCGCAGCACCTGAACAAGACCGTCACCATCCGCACCAGCAACAGCGCCATCAACCAGCTCCTGGAACTGACCGGCACGCGGGCCCTGTTCGTCGCCCCCGAGAAGCACTGA
- a CDS encoding RNA polymerase sigma-70 factor has translation MNNERSERTEGAADRLADGGGTDLATEVFVTHRNLLFTVAYELLGSAADAEDVLQETWLRWVGVDLTTVREHRAYLVRITTRQALGRLRTLGRRKESYVGSWLPEPLLTTPDVAEDVELADSVSTAMLLVLETLTPTERAVFVLREVFDLGYDEIAASVDKSPDAVRQIAHRARAHVAARRPRGTVSPAETRDALDAFRRAVETGDLQTLVDILAPDVVLLGDGGGVKQAVLRPIVGADKVSRLLVGGLRKTGAISLRPAQVNAGPALIIHLDGELDTVVTAHVENGLITGLYAVRNPEKLSHLERETALRR, from the coding sequence GTGAACAATGAACGCAGTGAGCGCACGGAGGGCGCGGCTGACCGGCTCGCCGACGGCGGGGGCACGGACCTCGCCACCGAGGTGTTCGTCACCCATCGCAACCTGCTGTTCACCGTCGCCTACGAGTTGCTCGGCTCGGCCGCCGACGCGGAGGACGTCCTGCAGGAGACCTGGCTGCGGTGGGTGGGCGTCGATCTCACCACCGTACGGGAGCACCGCGCGTACCTGGTCCGGATCACCACACGCCAGGCGCTGGGCCGACTGCGTACGCTCGGCCGCCGCAAGGAGTCCTACGTCGGCTCCTGGCTGCCCGAACCGCTGCTCACCACGCCCGACGTGGCCGAGGACGTCGAACTGGCCGACAGCGTCTCGACGGCGATGCTGCTGGTGCTGGAGACGCTCACGCCGACCGAGCGGGCGGTGTTCGTGCTGCGTGAGGTGTTCGACCTCGGGTACGACGAGATCGCCGCGTCCGTCGACAAGAGCCCGGACGCGGTCCGCCAGATCGCGCACCGGGCGCGGGCCCACGTCGCGGCGCGCCGGCCGCGCGGGACCGTTTCCCCCGCCGAGACACGCGACGCGCTCGACGCCTTCCGGCGGGCGGTCGAAACGGGAGACCTGCAGACCCTGGTCGACATCCTCGCGCCGGACGTCGTCCTCCTGGGTGACGGCGGCGGGGTCAAACAGGCCGTCCTGCGGCCGATCGTCGGGGCCGACAAGGTGTCCCGCCTGCTGGTCGGCGGCCTGCGCAAGACGGGGGCGATCTCGCTGCGGCCGGCCCAGGTCAATGCCGGTCCGGCGCTGATCATCCACCTGGACGGCGAGCTGGACACCGTCGTGACGGCGCACGTCGAGAACGGGCTCATCACCGGGCTCTACGCCGTACGCAACCCCGAGAAGCTGTCGCACCTGGAGCGGGAGACCGCCCTGCGCCGCTGA
- a CDS encoding LAETG motif-containing sortase-dependent surface protein has product MNLRRTVASAAIAASVLPAAVLTATAAHATEPERPWHGLSSCHDVADAVGGYQQKTLKLVRTDVDSPVVRGGDWRSFRATVTNVSDKDVSPVRVSVAVYRESEREAPFVSEFIDFEYKSGRDGKWTPVDRNASSFVTGGALKAGASVTYDLRLRAAAELPWYLSSSTVDVSATFLDHFRMPDGRVEPCTAGADERKTLNVVEPAAEPTPGTPKPGTSPDGGAKPEPAKPRPTPTASRPTGSATPTAAPATPGAETSATAAAVPARNPSGTSGNLAETGSSDALPTVALIGGAAVVAGGAAVLITRRRRTD; this is encoded by the coding sequence ATGAACCTTCGTCGTACCGTGGCTTCGGCCGCCATAGCGGCCTCGGTGCTCCCGGCCGCCGTGCTGACGGCCACCGCCGCGCACGCCACGGAGCCCGAGCGGCCCTGGCACGGCCTGTCGTCCTGTCATGACGTCGCCGACGCGGTCGGCGGTTACCAGCAGAAGACCCTCAAGCTCGTGCGGACCGACGTCGACAGCCCGGTCGTACGGGGCGGGGACTGGCGGTCGTTCCGGGCGACGGTGACCAACGTCAGCGACAAGGACGTGTCGCCGGTCCGGGTTTCGGTCGCTGTCTACCGGGAGTCGGAACGCGAGGCACCGTTCGTGAGCGAGTTCATCGACTTCGAGTACAAGTCCGGCCGGGACGGCAAGTGGACGCCGGTGGACAGAAACGCGTCCAGCTTCGTCACCGGCGGTGCCCTGAAGGCCGGGGCGTCGGTGACCTACGACCTACGACTGCGCGCCGCGGCGGAACTGCCCTGGTACCTGTCCTCAAGCACGGTCGACGTCAGCGCCACGTTCCTGGACCACTTCCGCATGCCCGACGGCAGGGTGGAGCCCTGCACGGCAGGCGCCGACGAACGCAAGACGCTCAATGTCGTGGAACCGGCCGCCGAGCCCACTCCCGGCACGCCGAAGCCCGGTACCTCTCCGGACGGGGGCGCGAAGCCCGAGCCCGCGAAGCCGCGGCCCACCCCGACCGCCTCCCGGCCCACCGGCTCCGCCACGCCGACGGCCGCACCGGCCACGCCCGGCGCCGAAACCTCGGCGACCGCCGCGGCCGTGCCGGCCCGTAACCCCTCCGGCACGAGCGGCAACCTCGCGGAGACCGGCTCGTCCGACGCCCTGCCCACCGTGGCGCTGATCGGCGGAGCGGCCGTCGTCGCGGGCGGCGCGGCCGTCCTGATCACGCGCCGGCGCCGCACCGACTGA
- a CDS encoding STAS domain-containing protein yields the protein MRSGSPLMASLLRIPLIEPPDLRLTVSTRREAGGATELGVVGELDVRTVRLLCDATVAHLKSGHRRLRLDLSGITWCDNASLYTLLGISGAVHAAQGSLELVVASETVERALVRTGVGPRLAPCPGTSTCSRMTAHHTAGKQLPRPAETRPHRTFWRGSCGDLLCWEPKGPGPGAPSTA from the coding sequence ATGCGCAGCGGCTCGCCCCTCATGGCCTCGCTTCTCCGCATCCCGCTGATCGAGCCACCCGATCTCCGGCTGACCGTCAGCACCCGCCGCGAGGCCGGCGGCGCCACGGAACTGGGGGTCGTCGGCGAGCTCGACGTCCGTACGGTGCGCCTGCTGTGCGACGCCACCGTCGCCCACCTGAAGTCCGGCCACCGTCGGCTGCGGCTCGATCTGTCCGGCATCACCTGGTGCGACAACGCCAGCCTCTACACGCTCCTGGGCATAAGCGGCGCCGTGCACGCCGCACAGGGGAGCCTGGAACTTGTGGTGGCCAGCGAAACGGTTGAGCGGGCTCTGGTCCGTACCGGTGTGGGCCCCCGGCTGGCCCCCTGCCCCGGCACGTCGACGTGCTCCCGCATGACGGCGCACCACACCGCGGGGAAGCAGCTCCCGCGTCCTGCCGAGACCCGCCCGCACCGGACGTTCTGGCGGGGCTCGTGCGGTGACCTGCTGTGCTGGGAGCCGAAGGGGCCCGGTCCTGGCGCCCCTTCGACGGCCTGA
- a CDS encoding carboxymuconolactone decarboxylase family protein has translation MNGTRFNLFENEFGAKFAKRFANAGLLVQQSSLPKATQELMALRASQINGCGWCIDMHTKDAAASGETAVRLNLVVAWRESTVFTEAERAALAFTEEGTRLADAYEGVSDETWAEVRKHYDDDQTAALIAVVALINAANRLAIITHQQGGTYEPGMFAAAVN, from the coding sequence ATGAACGGAACCCGGTTCAACCTGTTCGAGAACGAGTTCGGTGCCAAGTTCGCCAAGCGGTTCGCCAACGCCGGTCTGCTCGTCCAGCAGTCGTCGCTGCCGAAGGCGACGCAGGAGCTGATGGCACTGCGCGCCAGCCAGATCAACGGCTGCGGCTGGTGCATCGACATGCACACCAAGGACGCCGCGGCTTCCGGTGAGACCGCGGTCCGGCTCAACTTGGTCGTCGCCTGGCGCGAGTCCACCGTGTTCACCGAGGCCGAGCGGGCGGCGCTGGCGTTCACCGAGGAAGGCACCCGGCTCGCCGACGCTTACGAGGGCGTCTCCGACGAGACCTGGGCCGAGGTGCGCAAGCACTACGACGACGACCAGACCGCCGCGCTGATCGCCGTGGTCGCCCTGATCAACGCGGCCAACCGGCTCGCCATCATCACCCACCAGCAGGGAGGTACGTACGAGCCGGGCATGTTCGCTGCCGCGGTCAACTGA
- a CDS encoding SDR family NAD(P)-dependent oxidoreductase — MTDTRKTALIVGASRTLGLGLAAEFLRRDWNVIGTVRGSGRTGLHELAEASEGRLTIESLEMTDPDQITALRDRLAGRPLDLLFVNAAITRGDLPIGEVPTDMFTEVMATNALGPMRVVEFLRPLVVPNGTIGVMSSDQGSITLNTDGGQDLYRASKSALNQLMRCYAARYAGDPRTLLLMDPGWVRTELGGMEAELSVEESVPGVAETIENHRGKPGLHFVDHLGQTVLW; from the coding sequence ATGACCGACACCCGCAAAACCGCTCTCATCGTCGGGGCCTCCCGGACACTGGGCCTCGGGCTCGCCGCCGAGTTCCTCCGCCGTGACTGGAACGTCATCGGTACGGTGCGCGGCTCCGGGCGTACCGGCCTGCACGAACTGGCCGAGGCGTCCGAGGGGCGGCTGACCATCGAGTCGCTGGAGATGACCGACCCCGACCAGATAACGGCACTGCGCGACCGGCTGGCGGGACGCCCCCTCGACCTGCTCTTCGTCAACGCCGCCATCACCCGCGGCGACCTCCCGATCGGCGAGGTGCCGACGGACATGTTCACCGAGGTCATGGCCACCAACGCGCTCGGCCCGATGCGTGTCGTGGAGTTCCTGCGCCCACTGGTCGTCCCGAACGGGACCATCGGCGTCATGTCCTCCGACCAGGGGAGCATCACGCTGAACACCGACGGCGGCCAGGACCTGTACCGAGCGAGCAAGTCCGCGCTGAACCAACTGATGCGCTGCTACGCCGCCCGTTACGCCGGGGACCCGCGCACCCTGCTCCTGATGGACCCGGGCTGGGTGCGTACCGAACTCGGCGGCATGGAAGCCGAACTCAGCGTGGAGGAGAGCGTTCCGGGGGTGGCGGAGACGATCGAGAACCACCGGGGGAAGCCCGGCCTCCACTTCGTCGACCACCTGGGGCAGACCGTGCTCTGGTAG